ACAAAACATACATAGCATAATTTTTCACATAATCATGCTAAAAGGCAAGTTcacattttgaaatatatgtaCACCTCAGAGCTTAATTCCTTAATTGAAAGTTCTCGACTTGGTCTTACTTGACGTGCGATGACATCCctttagaaaaataaagtatactTAAATTAGGCTTTAAGAAGCCAAATAAACTTAACGtgaatgcatcctaagtgcATGAGCATTtaattcttttcttatttcataGAAAAGTTCTTGagcattaattaaatcgagAGATTCAATTTATGTGGAGGCTCACAAAATTATTCGTTTAACAAGAGAGCATTACCTTATATGCAAATTATTGAGCACTAAATTAAatcggaattaaatttatcatcgCGGAATTATTTAGTAAACCTTCTTATTGGAACAAATACTTGGTCGTTTGTCCTTAACGAGCTTAAGATTTAATCGGAACTAAACTGCAGGTCCTGCCATTTTAATAATCCCAGCTCATTCCTTTTTATAACATAAAAACAGCTCActcttaaattatttatttagccCAACTCAAATTAATTCTCTTGGCTCCAAACTTAATTAAGAATAGTGGTCCAACTAAAATAAGTCAGCCCAATCTTATGCTCCCACTCCAATTCCATTCCATCGGTCTCTCCTTCCCAtctctcattttctttctccatgttcattatatttcataaacATATATTAGATTGTTTTAGTTTGTTCGACTCTCGCTTTAATTTGTTTCGCAAACTAACAACACTAAGTATCAACAAGGGGTAACGAGTTCTATTTATATCAACGAAACAAGAGAGTGACATTTCTCTAGTTCGacattaaacacaaaaaaaggTAAGAGCGGGTATTACAATACTACCCgaaaaatcttaaatttgTATAGCTTGCACAACTACAAATGATATGGATCAATGTAGATTATGGTCCATTAACCCAAGATTTATACCCTTTGATGATGTTTGATCTTCAATTGcaacacaaaaacaataaagGATAGGGTGAATCTAGCCTTCAAAAACTAGACCCAAAAGGATTTAACTAATGACTCTAAGCAATCTTCAACATGCTGGATTCAActaatgactccactactcaAAGGAATTCACAAACCCTTTGATGCGTACGGCATACCTATACTTGATCATACTTGATTGAATCAATTGATGATCAAGCAACCTAAATTAGGAATTGGGTAAAACCTCtaaaaagaggaaacaaaaCTCTCAAGTTTCTAATTTCAATCAACTActaagaaatgaaatgacctcaaaaggtatttatactaagggtccaaaaatagaaaattggcccacaaaatctaagtCTCGGATGATTCACCCGGTCGAGTGAATTCAGGGTGCAAAACACCGGCCGGGTGTTCTTTCCGAACCCCTTGCGCCATTCGCCATTTCACCCGGTCGGTGATTTGCGAGTGAAAACACCGGCCGGGTGTTCCTCGGAACTCTCAACCGGTCATGGCGTTCGAGCTTTCGGACATCATCTCGATAGGACGATTGCGGTTGAATCAGTGTAGTTGAAAACTTTGACGCACGACTTTCATGATcgtatcaataaattaaaaactatttaacattattataaaatttccatttatttttaaaagcttgtatcttctaaaaaaatttcttgaaaattttaaagtgtGAGATGAATGTCTCATGCATGgtgaatgagaaaaaaagtgattattgcattttttgcAAACATTTGGTTAGTTATACTTATACAGTAGTGCTACATTACTAGTGGAAAATCGAATTGATACAGTCGGAAATTGGGAATTCGAAATTTGAGTAATTCcattaaatatcaaaattaagatccaatttattatgtgtgatgtttttaataaaatctagGGATATTGGGCTGAGTTGATAAGAAATCAATTAGCAATaggagtaaaatattttgctaaaatcttacttaaaatggaaaatttaaccgaacaattttataaattgtctgtatttaataatgttataattcaattttgtttttcaaaactaGAAGTTAACTTCTTTGTTCATTCCGTCTCACAATTGAagcatttttactttttagcacgaaattttaaaaaataaatattactccatattgaagataaagaaaaatatgagaaaaaataaatgaaaaaaaagagaaaatgaagtactatgaaaaccaataaaataactaaataaggGACAAATTAGTTCAATCGATCTGTTCAATACACAGATCTCGTCGAATTGAAGAATTCGATCTGTACATATCGTATTCCAGCAGATCCAGCCATGGATTTCATGAAGGTTTTTGATCAAACTGTCCGTGAAATGTATGTGGTTTCATTTCTCGATATTACGATTCAATCAAGTATTTAGTGAAGTTATGCTGTAGAAGGATGCATCAGTCAATTTGTTTGCGTTCCAATGCAGAAAGAGGGAGGTGAATCTGAAGGTGTTGAAGGTTCCAGAGATGGAGCAAAAGGTAACGCTAATAGTTGTTCAAGTGATTTCCGccgtttcttttattttaggttCTGGATGCTACGGATGATGAACCTTGGGGTCCTCATGGCACAGTGTTGGCGGAAATTGCAcaagcaacaaaaaaattgtattttctattattttcattcacaAAATTTCCAGAAGTTGgctatttttattctttgctTTAAATTTCCTCACCCATTTGCTTTCATTCCTCTCATCTGTTGGCACGTTGTGCAGCACCGAATGTCAGATGGTAATGAATGTCCTATGGACAAGATTGACCGAGACCGGCAAGAATTGGCGTTTGGTCTACAAGGTACCAACATCAAATTCTGTCCAGGccaaaataaataagcatCTTATATTTGctcttttcttttactttgttATGTGGACTTTTCACTTCGTACTTATTTGCTTTGAAATATATTGAGGATTAACTTCTTAATTTTCCTGTGCTAGTCGTTGACCGTCATAGAGTATCTGGTGGGACATGGATCCGAGCGTGCTGTTGATGACATAATAGAACATACTTTTAAGATATCTGTATGTATCTTCAGCTCAGTATTCACCAACTCTTGTGCACATACCAAAACATCTAGAAGGCTATTGGCTGATAGATGTTTTAAGTTGTATCTCTATATGATTCTTTTATTCCTCACTTCGTTTTACGTTCCAGTCTCTGGCCAGTTTTGAGTATGTGGAGCCAAGTGGAAAGGATGTCGGGATCAACGTGAGAAAAAAAGCAGAAACTATTGTGGCTCTTCTGAATAATAAGGACAAAATGCAGGAAGTTAGGAATAAAGCTGCTGCAAATCGTGATAAGTAAGTTTATGATTGAGGTctaatttcttgttttattgCTTCTATATTGTTTTCCCAATCCTGCTGTTTTTTGGTGATGCATGAACTTTTTCATTGCTTTCTAGGTATGTTGGACTTTCGTCATCTGGAATAACATTCAAATCGGGTGCAGCGTCATTCAGCTCTAGCTCTAATAGTGATCGATATGGAGGTTTTGGTAACACAAAAGATAAAGAATCATTTAATGTTGGCTATAAGGACGAATATGGTGaagataaatatgaaacaatcACTAATTCGAAAAAAAAGTCATCTCGTAATGGCAGGTTTGTGTTGTTTATATATAGCTGTGCAAAAAGGATCTTCATTcgatatactactatataatggGATTATATTTTGCACAAACTCCTTGGTCACTGACTTCTGCACCCTGGGTTTCATAAGTTTGAAATTTAGTCATTGCTCATTTTGCTTAATAGGGCTCTTGCTTTCTTTTCTCTGAATTCCATGATTATTGCAGCACAGCTGAAGACTCTCGGGCCTCTGGTGCATCAAAAACCAGCAAGCCAGATGAATATGTTTCAGCTTCTTCACAAAATACATCTTCAAACACATATGATGaagattttgatgattttgatcccCGAGGGACGGCAGGTGCTAGTAAGTATGATACTTCTCCTCCACATTCACAGTTTCACTTGAATATGGGACTAAAGAATGGATTTATATGTGTGCTAACTCGCTAACCTCCACACTTCTGATATTGAACTTAGTCACCTTGGATATATTCACTGAATTATATCACTATGATACTAAGCTAACTAGTCAGGCTGGTTCTTATCACTATTTATGCATGACTTATTTCGCCTGCCTTGAGAAAGTTATGATGTTTCTAGTACAGGTATTACACGTAAGTCTATTATTTATAAGTGTTGTTTGCTGTTTAGCAGAACCGTCTTCTGGAAGCCAACAAGTTGATCTTTTCGGGCAAGATCTTATTGGTGACTTCTTGGATGCCCCGGTATCTGTTTCAACAGATAAGCCTACTTCATTAGACAATGTTCCATCGGAGGTTGATTTATTTGCTGATGCTGCTTTTGTATCAGCCACTCCTCAACCAGCTGCAGAGAAAAACCCTCAGGTAAAGCTATCATATCATGTCAGCGAAGGGCAATGCGCCTTTGTAATTTTGCTCAGGGTTCACTTGTCACAGTTTTACATGGATTACactatttattgcatttttctaaTCTTGAAAATGCTAAAATCGTCACCAAGCTGATTAACCTTGTTCTGGGCCTTTCTGCAGTTTGATGTTGATCTATTTGCCTCTCCACCAGCCCCTACTCCTGCTATTTCTGCACCAATGGATTTTTTCGCTGCTCCTGCTCCAGCTTCCCATATTGACAGCAGAGTTTCAAAATCTGATGGAACGAGCAACATTTCCGATCCATTCGCTAATGTTCCAATGAACAATTTTGATGGCTCTGACCCTTTCGGTGCATTCTCCTCTCATACAGATCCTTCACCAGTTGTATCTAACCAGAGTTCTTCTAGTCAAGGAAGCAATGGAAACACGAATGGAGCTTCTCCTGAAACCTATGCTCCTCCACCCAAGAAAGAATTTCAAGTCAAATCCGGAATATGGGCAGATTCGCTGAGCCGTGGATTAATTGACCTAAATATAACTGCACGTAAGTACTACTTTACGACACAATTGAATTTAGAGTTTCTATATCAAACTCCCGATAATATATACTTGAACTAAGTGATGACCGTTTCACTCTTGACTTCTGGAttctgtatatatataggcatatagctgattttttgttttgtatactcgacccgaattaattgaaaaatgcaGAATTTGGAAATTCATGTGATTAGTTATTGATGGTGTTGTTTGTATTGCAGCTACAAAGGTTAACCTAGCAGGTGTCGGCATCGTTGGTGGGTTGAGTGATCCATCACAAGAGAAAGACATGGGAGGTTTGCCTTCATTTTACATGGGCAGACCAATGGGTGGGGGACCTATGCTCGGTAAATCTGGGCCCACATCGACATCCACAAATGATGACTTCTTCTCAAGCCTAAGCAGCAGCCAACACAGCCAATTCGGAAGTTTCCAGAAATGagttatttttcaataataaggAAGGATGAAATCGAACCCAAGTTTCACCCGAACAAGAGAGGTAAgcatttacaaaaatatgagCGACtagtttctttttatttcacaGCTAAGTTAATTGGCATTTGCATACCTGCATCCTTCCTTTATTGCCAATATATTAGCTCCTCGTCTCCCGATTACGAATCCCATCTTTCCTGGTGGAACATCAAGAACAGATAGTGTTTCTTCTTCTGGAGCTTGGTTACCAGCAACCAGAGTAGCTGCAGTATTGAAGAAGCAAGTATAAGATCATATACAAGTGTCTTctcatatatacacatattttataattatttggcCAGATCATCatcaaacaaacacaaattcaaaaatctaTCACCAGCTACATGAGCAATTTTGACCTAAAGTTACACGCCATGCTGCTCACTTATGACTCAACTTAAAATGACATTTCGACTTCAAGACCTAAAGCAATGCAGCAAAAAATTGTTACTCAACCATCATAAGGTGTTATCAACCCATCTATAACTGTTtgagataaagaaaaagaagctTCCATGGTATCAGATGATATAAACCTGGAACAGTAGGCAGTGCTGGCCAATCtgcaaaattattattgttgatgCAGAAACAGCGGCAATAAAGTGCACCACGAACAGCAAGAAACCACAAGGACCTCTCAGTTAACTTCTCCACCATCTTATGGTAGATAAACAGAAGAAAGCGAACATCATCTGCTGCTGCACGGACCATTAATTCAGACAATGGCCGATGCGCCCAGAACTTGGGATCCTGGAATAAAAACAAGCTATCAAGAATCTGGCTACCGACAAAAGCTTTACATTGAACTACTGCAGAGggagaattttcaaatatttaagtgTAAAACCAGCGGAAGTTGGGTAAATGCAAAGACTATAAGGCAAAAGTTATAAGCTGTAGTTCTGAAGATTTTCAGGTAGTGCAATGAAGTGcatattttggaaataaaaagaaaccACCATTGGCACTCtgcatcaaacaaaaaaaaaaaagataaataaatgcaTTAGGTGGAGCTCTATATATGCTTGGTAAAGTAGTTTTATACTTTAGTGCAAAGGATTTTCAGATGCATGTGATATACCACCAACTCAGCCAATTAAATGTAATGCAGATACATGAACAGCATTTTTTAGTTCCATTTTAAGTTAATCaactatatactactcccttcgtcccactttagcagTCCCGGTTGACCATTTTtaggtgtcccactttaggagtcccggttggaatatttcataaatggtaataggtcACACATTCCcctaacctttttccactcacattttattataaaactaatatactgtataaaagtaggacccacattcgattatcttttttcaccaactttcctttacatttcttaaaacccgtgctgaactcaaatgggactcctaaagtgggacgaagggagtaaaaaaCAAGCACTAccagaagaaaaaatgaaaaaaaaacgaacCTGCCTCAAGAAAACACGAACTTCTTCCTTCTCAACATATGATATGCCTGTGTCAAATTCGTCTCATTAACATTAAACAATATacaaaaagaaagataaatggCACTCAATAAAAGGTCCAAAAATAGCTAGCTAAAACCAGCTCAAATATAGCATGAAGAAATAGATAAAGGCATGCTGTatgaatattaagaaaaacaagATGAAGCTTATACAGATcggattgaaaaaatttaaccCAACTAACAGGAACCAAAATTGGAAAGGGAGATTTGATATTTAATGGCTACTCTGGTTTCAtcataaattactaatatcaTCCAGTTTATCTTTTTTGAATGCATTCTTAGAAGATATACACATAACTTATCTTATTCACCTCATTCATAAATAGTGATAATGAACTAATGAAGTGGAGTATTAaagtttttctttaaaatgatTACACAACATATTTTCACAGAACAAATACCTGACTAAATTTTGCAACAGGTGATTCACACCTAATATATTCCAGTTCAGAAAGTGTAAAATGATAAACAGTGTAGAACAAATCAATTACCTCCATATTGGGGGTCAGCAAGCAGGCGAACAAATGATATGTGGTCATCTTGCAGTCTTTTCTGCCCTTCTTGCTCCTTAATCAAAGAATATGCAATCTGCTTGTGAATAAAAGGATAAGAATAGGTTGGTCATTGAAATCTAGCAATCGAAAGAAGGACTACAGAATTACATAAGTTATATAAGGCAGCGAACAAAGCACAATTGCTATGATAACGTGACACTgcttttcaattcaattcgcTTGCAAGAAGAATGCTGCCCATGCAAGCATGTAAACAGACACACATCATCAAGATTTTTCAGTGGATATTGACTCCAAGAAGCTGAGATGTAATGAAACCAATATAGCTACTTAAGAAATAGAAGGGCGATAATCGTCATTATCGACATCATATCAATTAGTTTTCTGATATCAACAACAAAGGGAAGTGCATACCTGGGTGTCCACAACATTATGCAACTTAATGCCGAACTGAAAGTATAAAGCCTGCAACATATGGAAGGACATATGAAAGAATTATGTAATATTTTGGGGTACATGAAGATGTAAGGGAGTGACAAATGCAATCACCAAGAGACCTCACTATCTCGTTTGCAGTCATGGATAACTTTTGTGATGTAACTAGACTCAAGTGCAGGCTTACAGGCTTGCACAAGTGACTCTTCACCCTGAATGGCATCAACAAGGTATATTGCATTTGGAAAAGCGAGctgcataattaaattctattaGATTACATAAGCCTCACTTGCAAGCTCTGGCAGCGAAATAGcatagagaataaagtttcTCTAACAACAGCATTTCCTAAGATGTCAAGAAAAACCTCTTGACATTATTACTATATCAGTATAAGAAACTagcttaaaaaaattagagtcCTTTATTTGTTTAGAAGGCAGATCAAGGATCCCAATAGTCAAGCCGTAATCATTTAAAAACCAGTGTTAAATTTGCATTGCTTTCAGAAGCATGAACCAACGACGTGGTATGATCACTTAGTCAAAGGTTTTGCTTATCTTTTCtttcctttcaaagtatttaCAGCTAGTTAACAgaataaaatgagaagaaaacCAGCATGCATCAATTAAACTAGTTCTATGACTAGATCACATGTATTAACTAGGTTGAAATCAGGAAATGTCACTCGCGCATATAAATTTACTGTTCAGTTGACAAAGGATCAAAGTATTATGGAAATTACCTATTAAGAGTCAgatgtattcttttttttttcaactataaACACATCACTTTTAAAAGATTAAAGCAAGAACCTGCATGATACAAAGCGTCCCCTGCCGACAAAGATCTGCCCCCTCACAATCGAAGCCTATGACCACTTCTTTCTCAGGTGAAGGGTTCAGGAATTCTTCCGGAAGCTGAGATGCCTTGGTAACAATATGGATAGGAACTGAAGGCAAACATGCTTCATTGTCTAAGACTTTGTCAGCTGTTAAAAATGAGAGCGGAGGCActtctaaaaagaaaatcaggTGATTTAGAAGTTTTTGCTGGAATAACTTGCTCATATTGGCAGCATGTTACGCATTTACAAAAAACAAGCCACTATCTCGTCAAACTCTTACCTCCTACTATTTCAAACTAAGATAGCAATTAATGGATCGaacataaatccaaaagacCACACAAAATACAACCGAGCTTCTGCTCTTCAAcaacatcattattttatatcggATCAAACATTTATGCTTCTACTCTTCCAATAAATGAGCAACCCGCTCTATATTatgaaatagtaatattttcaataatttcaattcCTTCCAACAGCCACGCAACACTTCCGCTTCTATTAACAACGCCTAATCCAAATTCCACAAAATCATCGGTCGTCAACAACAATCCATGGTGATTACGAGAAGCAGAAGCTCAAATGATCCAAACGCACTAAAACCTCTAATCAATACGACTAAACATCACTTCTCCCGATCAAATAAAACgcctaaatattttaatgaaaaatgaactGAACTTCGCCATTAGCTCCACAAATTCAGCGCATTAATCAGATATCACCGATTTCATACAAGCGATAAACAACCGGTGAAATCAATGCAAATGCATGTAAAAATTAACTACGAGGatcaattcaaattaaacacaaatattatctggaaaaattggaaaaaggaAATTCACCTGAGTCCGGGAGAGGAGTGTGGGTCTTGGCTAGGGACGCCATGTCAGTAGTTTGGAGATTCCATATGGATTCAGCTCAATTTATATAAACACACTTTATATCGCCTACGGTACCTTGCGTCCGGTTCTGTACAGTTCATAATATAACGCTTTATAATATGGTGttcattaaaattgttttgatggatttaaaaagtatatttttaaaacccaatcaaagaaatatatgacccaagaaataaaattagagtcGTATCTGATTTctgatatttttattggacgtagtatttattttattttttgaatatcataatttttcagctcattttatagtttaattcACTTTAGAAGTAGCCTACTGATTATTAAAATGGATGCATTTACTATTTAGTGTTTGGTAGCTCtaactttcaaaattattgCTATATTATTTCCTTCAGTAGGGAAACCCTTTCACTGACTTAATGGTTCtcatatgaataatttattaacttttattttattatttctttagttttttgtatattttaaataaggtTGCACAATTGTATATACAttagtaaaatgaaaataataatataatgggccttataataaaactattcTTGGGCTTATCATAATGGGCCTGACCCAT
The genomic region above belongs to Salvia hispanica cultivar TCC Black 2014 chromosome 3, UniMelb_Shisp_WGS_1.0, whole genome shotgun sequence and contains:
- the LOC125209072 gene encoding clathrin interactor EPSIN 1-like, translating into MDFMKVFDQTVREIKREVNLKVLKVPEMEQKVLDATDDEPWGPHGTVLAEIAQATKKFTECQMVMNVLWTRLTETGKNWRLVYKSLTVIEYLVGHGSERAVDDIIEHTFKISSLASFEYVEPSGKDVGINVRKKAETIVALLNNKDKMQEVRNKAAANRDKYVGLSSSGITFKSGAASFSSSSNSDRYGGFGNTKDKESFNVGYKDEYGEDKYETITNSKKKSSRNGSTAEDSRASGASKTSKPDEYVSASSQNTSSNTYDEDFDDFDPRGTAGAKPSSGSQQVDLFGQDLIGDFLDAPVSVSTDKPTSLDNVPSEVDLFADAAFVSATPQPAAEKNPQFDVDLFASPPAPTPAISAPMDFFAAPAPASHIDSRVSKSDGTSNISDPFANVPMNNFDGSDPFGAFSSHTDPSPVVSNQSSSSQGSNGNTNGASPETYAPPPKKEFQVKSGIWADSLSRGLIDLNITAPTKVNLAGVGIVGGLSDPSQEKDMGGLPSFYMGRPMGGGPMLGKSGPTSTSTNDDFFSSLSSSQHSQFGSFQK
- the LOC125214784 gene encoding piRNA biogenesis protein EXD1-like — protein: MASLAKTHTPLPDSVPIHIVTKASQLPEEFLNPSPEKEVVIGFDCEGADLCRQGTLCIMQLAFPNAIYLVDAIQGEESLVQACKPALESSYITKVIHDCKRDSEALYFQFGIKLHNVVDTQIAYSLIKEQEGQKRLQDDHISFVRLLADPQYGGISYVEKEEVRVFLRQDPKFWAHRPLSELMVRAAADDVRFLLFIYHKMVEKLTERSLWFLAVRGALYCRCFCINNNNFADWPALPTVPATLVAGNQAPEEETLSVLDVPPGKMGFVIGRRGANILAIKEGCRYANAN